The genomic window GCTTTTCAAGGAAACTATTGAAAAAATGAATGAATGGGATAGTGAGACCTTTCAGTCATTTGCTGCTAACGTGCTGTCTACACTGCCGTTAACTGGAGAAATCCAGCTAAATGCAGGTGAATATTCACAAGACAAAATTAGCCAAGAATGGTTGCAGCAATTCAATACGGAAAGCTTAAGTGTTCAATTGTCTGATACAGTTGTTCCAAAGGAGAGCGGTTTTGTTATTGTGAAGGACGGTATTGAGTACAATTTCCTGTTTTCAACATTAGTACAGGAAATCCAAAAGGCGGAAAGCTTTAAAATTGCAGAAATGCTATTCAGATAGGAGCAGTTGGAATGAAAGATACAGCATATAACCAAATCAATCCTCTGATTCGAATAAAAGAAACTGAGCTTTTGAGTCCTGCCCAATATGAACAGCTGTTACATGCTGAAACAATCGATGAGTTGCGCGATCTTTTAAAAAACACGGTGTATGGTGAGTATTTGCGTGAAGATTTCGAGGATAACTTTGAGTATATTTACTCGAAGGAGCAAGGAAAGCTATTTGAATGGTTTTATCAAATGGCTCCGGAGCCGGAGATCATTTCAATCTACACCTCCAGATTTACCTTTCATAATTTGAAGGTGCTGACAAAAGCTGAGATTACAGGACAAAATCTAGATCACCTTTTTGTGGAAGACGGACATTATTCCTTGGCAACAGTGAAAAGTGCGATCCATACAAGAACGTCCAGTGAATTGCCGGAAGCCTATATGGAAGCGATCAGAGAGGTTCTTGATTATCTTGAGGAATCAACTGTTCTACAGGCTATTGATATTATCTATGACCGTTCGTTTCTGACATATCAGCGCCAGCTTGCTGAAAAACTTGGGTATGAGGATGTCATCAAGGAAATTACATCATTTATTGATTTAACCAATATTTCGACAACAGCAAGAGGACTTGTACAGGGACAGACAGAAACTTTTCTTTCTACCGTCCTTTCCAGTTCCGGCAGTATACCAAAAGCAGAATTTTTACCATACGCCGGACAAACGTTGGAGACTTTTACAACCTTTGCTGTTTCAACGAAATATGGAGAGATATTGGCTCCGCTAGTTGATTCCGACACGCATGAATTAAATTTGGTGGCTTTTGAAAAGATCAAAGATGATTATTTGACAAATATATTCAATAAATCGAATGTCGTTGCGTTCGGCCCATTGCCACTACTTTCTTATCTTAATGCCAAGGAAGTGGAATGGAAAAATTTGAGGATGCTTGTTGTGGGCAAGAAAAATCATTTTCCGGTGGAACAGCTGAAGGAAAGGATGCGTTCAGTCAATGGCTCATAAAATTGGAGTAATTGGAGATAAGTATTCTGTTATGCCGTTCAAACTTTTTGGCTTTGATGTGCGCTATGGTATGTCAGCACGCCAAATCAGAGACAGTATCGAGCAGATGGCAGACAATGATTATGGTGTGATTTTCATCACGGAGCAAGCTTCTGAACAGGTCACTGAAACCATTGACCGATATAAAAGCAAAATGAAGCCGGCGATTATTTTGATTCCAAGCCATGATGGAACAAAGGGCATCGGGAAAAAAGCCGTGCAGGAAAATGTCGAAAAAGCGATTGGGCAGAATATACTATAGTTGTATGAATACGGCAAAGAAACAGCATAAATTTTTGAAAAAATGCTTGTTAATTCAACGTAATGTGCGAATGGTTCTGTGGATCATTTATAGTTACTTACGTACGATTCATATATTTAATATTGAAAATCGGGTGTGGGATTACTTTTCAGTAACACACAGGAAATCAGAACTTGCTGAAGCAGTATCAAAATTAAGGTCTGTTTGAATTGAGCAGTTGGATTTCTATCGATTTTGATTCTCGGAACAGGAGGAAAGTTAGTGCAAAAAGGAAGAATCGTTAAAGTATCCGGTCCTTTGATTATGGCGGACAACATGTCCGATGCCAGTGTGCAGGATATCTGTCATGTCGGAGACTTAGGAGTAATCGGAGAAATTATTGAGATGCGCGGTGATGTTGCATCTATTCAGGTATATGAAGAAACAACAGGGATTGGGCCCGGTGAACCGGTAGTGACTACTGGTGAGGCACTTTCTGTAGAGCTGGCACCAGGTTTGGTCTCTCAGATGTTCGATGGGATTCAGCGCCCGCTGGATACCTTTGCGGAGGTTACACAAAGCAATTTTCTAGGAAGAGGAGTAAAAATCCCTGCCTTGGATCGTGAGAAAAAATGGTTATTTGAACCGACTGTCACGGTTGGAGAAGAAGTGTCTGCAGGCGATATCGTAGGGATTGTTCAGGAGACATCTGTTATCAAGCATCAAATTATGGTTCCTTTTGGTATCTCAGGCACCGTGAAAGAGATAAAAGCCGGGGAATTTACGATTGAAGAAACTGTTTATACAATCGAAACCCAACAAGAGACAAAGGAATTCTCAATGATGCAGAAATGGCCGGTACGTAAAAGCCGTCCGATTTTTGAAAAATTGAATCCTGATGCGCCAATGATTACAGGGCAACGAGTGATCGATACCTTTTTCCCAGTAACAAAAGGTGGAGCTGCCGCAGTTCCCGGACCTTTTGGTGCTGGAAAAACCGTTGTTCAGCACCAAATTGCCAAATGGGCAGATGTTGATTTGGTTGTTTATGTTGGATGTGGAGAACGTGGAAATGAAATGACCGATGTACTGAATGAATTTCCTGAATTGATCGATCCAAATACTGGAAAATCATTAATGGAGCGTACGGTGTTGATTGCTAATACGTCCAATATGCCGGTAGCAGCGCGTGAGGCTTCTATCTACACAGGGATTACGATTGCAGAATATTTCCGTGATATGGGTTATTCTGTGGCAATCATGGCTGATTCTACCTCGCGTTGGGCGGAAGCCTTGCGTGAAATGAGTGGACGTCTCGAAGAGATGCCCGGTGATGAAGGGTACCCGGCCTATCTGGGTAGTCGTTTAGCAGAATACTATGAGCGTGCAGGTCAGGCTGTTGCTTTAGGGAAAGACCATCGTGAAGGAAGTATTACAGCAATCAGTGCGGTATCGCCTTCCGGAGGGGATGTTTCTGAACCGGTAACCCAAAATACACTTCGTGTTGTAAAAGTTTTCTGGGGACTGGATTCTATTTTAGCGCAAAAACGTCATTTCCCATCAATCAACTGGCTGCAAAGCTATTCGCTGTATAGCTCTGAAGTAGGAAAATATCTGGATCAGCAGCTGCAGCAGGATTGGTCTGGAATGGTTGCCGAAGGAATGCGTATTCTACAGGAAGAGTCTCAACTGGAAGAAATTGTCCGTCTAGTCGGAATCGATTCATTGTCTGACAAAGATCGTTTGACATTAGAAGTTGCGAAATCTTTCCGTGAGGATTACCTGCAACAAAATGCGTTTGATGATGTGGATACATTTACATCAAGAGAGAAGCAGTTCAAAATGATGAACTTGATTTTGACATTCTTCGAAGAAGGAAAGAAAGCATTGGAGTTAAATGCTTATTTCTCAGAAATCATCAACGGTACTGCTGAGATTCGTGACAGAATTGCTCGGAGCAAGTATGTGCCGGAGGATGAAATCAGTCGTTTAGACGATTTAGCAGAAGAAATCAAGACAACAATCAAACAAATCGTTGCAGATGGAGGGATGACAAATGATTAAAGAGTACCGCACAATCAATGAAGTTGTTGGTCCCTTAATGATCGTAGAGAAGGTTGAAGGCGTAAAATACGAAGAGCTGATTGAAGTTCGCATGCAAAATGGCGAAATTAGAAGAGGCCAGGTACTTGAAGTCAATGGCGATAAAGCTATGGTTCAGATTTTTGAGGGAACCAGTGGGATCAATATTCGCGATTCAAAGGTTCGTTTTTTGGGTCATCCACTTGAATTGGGTGTTTCAGAGGATATGGTTGGGCGCGTTTTCGATGGCTTAGGGCGTCCAAAAGATAACGGTGTTGATATTCTTCCGGAAAAGAAGGTCGATATCAATGGAGAAGTAATCAATCCTGTCAGCAGAGATTATCCGGATGAGTTCATCCAAACAGGGATTTCCGCTATCGATCACTTGAATACACTTGTTCGTGGACAAAAACTACCTGTGTTTTCTGCTTCTGGTTTGCCTCATAAAGAGTTGGCGGCTCAGATTGCCCGCCAGGCCAATGTATTGAACAGTGATGACGATTTTGCCGTAGTGTTTGCGGCGATCGGGATTACCTTTGAAGAAGCGGAATTCTTTATGGAAGATTTTCGTCAGACTGGGGCTATCGACCGTTCTGTCCTGTTTATGAATCTTGCCAACGATCCAGCGATCGAACGGATCGCGACGCCTCGAATGGCACTGACAGCAGCAGAGTATCTGGCCTATGAAAAAGGCATGCACGTGTTAGTTATCATGACAGACATGACCAACTATTGTGAAGCTTTGCGAGAAATCTCGGCTGCTCGACGTGAAGTACCAGGTCGTCGTGGCTATCCAGGGTATTTATATACAAATCTGGCAACTTTATATGAGCGTGCCGGACGTATTCGCGGGTTGAAAGGGTCGGTTACGCAGATTCCGATTTTGACCATGCCAGAGGAAGATAAAACCCACCCGATTCCCGATTTAACTGGCTATATCACTGAAGGGCAGATTATCTTATCCAGAGATTTATATAAGAAGGGGATTCAGCCGCCAATCGATGTATTGCCATCACTTTCTCGTTTGAAAGATAAGGGGACTGGTGAAGGAAAGACACGTGTCGATCATGCGCCAACGATGAATCAACTGTTTGCTGCATATGCACAAGGGAAACAAGCCAAAGAGTTGGCGGTCGTATTGGGAGAATCTGCTCTGTCTGATGTAGATAGAATCTATGCGAAATTCGCCGATCGATTTGAGAATGAGTATGTCAATCAAGGTTTCCATGAAAACCGTTCAATTACGGAAACGTTGGATCTTGGTTGGGAGCTGTTATCCATGCTGCCAAGAACTGAGTTGAAACGAATCAAGGATGATATGCTGGATGCTTATTTGACTGAGGGAGAGTGATCACAATGGCTAGACTAAATGTGAATCCGACTCGTATGGAGCTCACTCGTCTGAAGAAGCAGCTGGGAACAGCCAGTAGAGGACACAAGCTTTTGAAGGACAAACAGGATGAGCTGATTCGTCAATTCATTTTGTTGGTTAGAAAAAACAATCAGCTTCGAATTGATGTAGAAGAGGAATTGACCGGTGCGTTATCAAGCTTTGTGTTGGCTAGTAGCACATTGAATGAGGCTTTTATTGAAGAGCTAGTCTCTATACCAGCGAGTGAAGTAGCAGTAGATGTCATCGAAAAGAACGTGATGAGTGTCGCTGTTCCGATCATGAATTTCCATTATGATGAGGAGATTATTGAATCCCCTTTAAATTATGGTTACTTGAACTCTAATGCGGAGCTGGATATCTCTTTTGACAAAATTTCATCGATTCTTCCGAAGTTGTTAGAATTGGCAGAGGTCGAAAAGACATGTCAGCTGATGGCAGAAGAAATCGAGAAAACCCGTAGACGTGTAAATGCGTTGGAATATATGACGATTCCGCAACTGGAAGAGACGATTTACTATATCAAGATGAAGCTTGAAGAGAACGAACGTGGAGAAATCACTCGTTTGATCAAGATCAAGGATATGGGTTCTTAGGAGTCTATAATTCAAAAAATGAGTGCAGACAAATTACTTTTGTTCTGTGCTCGTTTTTTGTTGTCCTAATAGAGATTTAGACGACTTCTATTGCTTAGATTATGTGCACGTTACTCGTGTTAAGATTTTTCAATGTTACTTAATTATCCTTAAAGAAAAAGGCAGATATTTTCTTTATCCATGGGATTGGGCTATGATAGTGTAAAGTGACAATTCATGAAAAAGGTGGCTATGATAATGAAAATAAAGAATGCAGCACTAGCAATGACGGCGATGCTAACGATCGGGATAACGGGGATGATACTTCCGGTAACTGTTCATGCGGATAATACAGATGCAGTAATCGATGAACGATGGGGCAA from Enterococcus sp. 9E7_DIV0242 includes these protein-coding regions:
- a CDS encoding V-type ATPase subunit codes for the protein MKDTAYNQINPLIRIKETELLSPAQYEQLLHAETIDELRDLLKNTVYGEYLREDFEDNFEYIYSKEQGKLFEWFYQMAPEPEIISIYTSRFTFHNLKVLTKAEITGQNLDHLFVEDGHYSLATVKSAIHTRTSSELPEAYMEAIREVLDYLEESTVLQAIDIIYDRSFLTYQRQLAEKLGYEDVIKEITSFIDLTNISTTARGLVQGQTETFLSTVLSSSGSIPKAEFLPYAGQTLETFTTFAVSTKYGEILAPLVDSDTHELNLVAFEKIKDDYLTNIFNKSNVVAFGPLPLLSYLNAKEVEWKNLRMLVVGKKNHFPVEQLKERMRSVNGS
- a CDS encoding V-type ATP synthase subunit F is translated as MAHKIGVIGDKYSVMPFKLFGFDVRYGMSARQIRDSIEQMADNDYGVIFITEQASEQVTETIDRYKSKMKPAIILIPSHDGTKGIGKKAVQENVEKAIGQNIL
- a CDS encoding V-type ATP synthase subunit A produces the protein MQKGRIVKVSGPLIMADNMSDASVQDICHVGDLGVIGEIIEMRGDVASIQVYEETTGIGPGEPVVTTGEALSVELAPGLVSQMFDGIQRPLDTFAEVTQSNFLGRGVKIPALDREKKWLFEPTVTVGEEVSAGDIVGIVQETSVIKHQIMVPFGISGTVKEIKAGEFTIEETVYTIETQQETKEFSMMQKWPVRKSRPIFEKLNPDAPMITGQRVIDTFFPVTKGGAAAVPGPFGAGKTVVQHQIAKWADVDLVVYVGCGERGNEMTDVLNEFPELIDPNTGKSLMERTVLIANTSNMPVAAREASIYTGITIAEYFRDMGYSVAIMADSTSRWAEALREMSGRLEEMPGDEGYPAYLGSRLAEYYERAGQAVALGKDHREGSITAISAVSPSGGDVSEPVTQNTLRVVKVFWGLDSILAQKRHFPSINWLQSYSLYSSEVGKYLDQQLQQDWSGMVAEGMRILQEESQLEEIVRLVGIDSLSDKDRLTLEVAKSFREDYLQQNAFDDVDTFTSREKQFKMMNLILTFFEEGKKALELNAYFSEIINGTAEIRDRIARSKYVPEDEISRLDDLAEEIKTTIKQIVADGGMTND
- a CDS encoding V-type ATP synthase subunit B — protein: MIKEYRTINEVVGPLMIVEKVEGVKYEELIEVRMQNGEIRRGQVLEVNGDKAMVQIFEGTSGINIRDSKVRFLGHPLELGVSEDMVGRVFDGLGRPKDNGVDILPEKKVDINGEVINPVSRDYPDEFIQTGISAIDHLNTLVRGQKLPVFSASGLPHKELAAQIARQANVLNSDDDFAVVFAAIGITFEEAEFFMEDFRQTGAIDRSVLFMNLANDPAIERIATPRMALTAAEYLAYEKGMHVLVIMTDMTNYCEALREISAARREVPGRRGYPGYLYTNLATLYERAGRIRGLKGSVTQIPILTMPEEDKTHPIPDLTGYITEGQIILSRDLYKKGIQPPIDVLPSLSRLKDKGTGEGKTRVDHAPTMNQLFAAYAQGKQAKELAVVLGESALSDVDRIYAKFADRFENEYVNQGFHENRSITETLDLGWELLSMLPRTELKRIKDDMLDAYLTEGE
- a CDS encoding V-type ATP synthase subunit D, with the translated sequence MARLNVNPTRMELTRLKKQLGTASRGHKLLKDKQDELIRQFILLVRKNNQLRIDVEEELTGALSSFVLASSTLNEAFIEELVSIPASEVAVDVIEKNVMSVAVPIMNFHYDEEIIESPLNYGYLNSNAELDISFDKISSILPKLLELAEVEKTCQLMAEEIEKTRRRVNALEYMTIPQLEETIYYIKMKLEENERGEITRLIKIKDMGS